Proteins from a genomic interval of Macrobrachium nipponense isolate FS-2020 chromosome 28, ASM1510439v2, whole genome shotgun sequence:
- the LOC135201621 gene encoding galactokinase-like, which translates to MASKIPELSSLVSTAQAAFSERFHGRPDIAVAAPGRVNIIGEHTDYNDGFVFPMALPLVTVMVGKHTDSNKCKIFTLAENVDQPHEVEFQVPTPSHPLKPHKPNWANYVKGVVANFHGPVSGFDAVITTSVPLGGGLSSSASLEVATYTFLEVLMGTKAPSLQAKALACQKAEHEFANMPCGIMDQFISTMGSKGHALLIDCRSLESKLVPLSDPSVTFVITNSNVRHTLTGSEYPTRRRQCQDAAKIMGKESLRDATLADLENHKSAMVEEKELYNRARHAISEIHRTEEAVSILKNGDYNTFGKLMTESHNSLRNDYEVSCPELDQLVDLALAVSGVYGSRMTGGGFGGCTVTLVKQENVEDLIGHIKQNYKGTPTFYVCAPSHGAQEVSLLHKKA; encoded by the exons ATGGCATCTAAGATCCCAGAACTATCATCTTTGGTTTCAACTGCACAGGCTGCTTTTAGTGAAAGATTTCATGGTAGGCCTGATATAGCAGTTGCAGCTCCAGGGAGGGTTAACATAATTGGTGAACACACAGATTACAATGATGGATTTGTCTTCCCAATG GCTCTCCCATTAGTTACTGTGATGGTTGGAAAGCATACTGACTCCAATAAGTGTAAGATTTTTACTCTTGCTGAAAACGTTGACCAACCTCATGAAGTAGAATTCCAAGTACCAACCCCATCTCATCCACTTAAGCCTCACAAACCAAACTGGGCTAATTATGTGAAGGGTGTTGTGGCTAATTTTCATG GTCCTGTGAGTGGTTTTGATGCTGTCATCACCACCTCGGTACCTTTAGGTGGAGGTTTGTCTAGTAGTGCTTCCCTTGAAGTTGCAACATACACCTTCCTTGAAGTGTTGATGGGAACAAAGGCACCTAG CTTGCAGGCTAAAGCCCTGGCTTGCCAAAAAGCAGAGCACGAATTTGCCAACATGCCTTGTGGTATAATGGATCAGTTCATCTCTACTATGGGGAGTAAAGGACATGCACTACTTATTGACTGTAG GTCATTGGAATCAAAACTTGTGCCCTTGTCTGACCCATCAGTCACATTTGTCATCACAAACTCGAACGTGCGACACACGCTCACTGGTTCCGAGTATCCTACGCGAAGGAGGCAGTGTCAAGATGCTGCTAAGATTATGGGCAAGGAGAGCTTGCGTGATGCAACTCTTGCTGACTTAGAAA ATCACAAGTCAGCAATGGTAGAAGAAAAAGAGCTGTACAACAGGGCTCGCCATGCCATATCTGAAATTCATCGAACTGAGGAAGCAGTTTCCATTTTAAAGAATGGAGATTACAATACTTTTGGGAAATTAATGACCGAATCGCACAATTCCCTCAG GAATGATTATGAAGTATCCTGTCCAGAACTTGATCAGCTGGTAGACCTTGCCTTAGCAGTTTCTGGTGTTTACGGATCAAGAATGACAGGTGGTGGCTTTGGAGGATGTACAGTGACTCTG GTAAAGCAAGAAAATGTCGAAGACCTCATTGGCCACATCAAGCAAAACTACAAAGGCACTCCAACATTTTACGTATGTGCACCTTCACATGGGGCTCAGGAAGTTTCCCTCTTAcacaaaaaagcataa